GTCGGCATTTTCAAAACCGACCTTCTTCACTTCGCGCAGTTCGACGCGCTCGATGATGTTGGCTGCAAATTCGCGGCGAAGGCTGTCGTAACCCTTCTTGCCAACCGTGATGATCTTGACCGTCTTGCCTTCCGAAATCAGCTTGCGGGCATGATCGCGGGCAAAACGGGAAATCTGCGAGTTGAAACCGCCGCAAAGACCACGTTCAGCCGTGCAGACGACGAGCAGATGCACGTCGTCCTTGCCGGTGCCGGTCATCAGCGCCGGAGCAACGTCTGCCTCGACCGCCGAGGCGATGTTGGCAAGAACGGCGCTCATGCGCTGAGAATAAGGCCGGGCGGCCTCCGCAGCTTCCTGGGCGCGCCGAAGCTTCGCCGCGGCGACCATTTTCATCGCCTTGGTAATCTTCTGCGTCGCCTTCACGGAGGCAATGCGGTTTTTCAGATCCTTTAGTGAAGGCATCCGTTATCCGTCCGAGTAAAAGAGCCCTGATTTAAGAGAAAGACTTGGCGAAGGTATCAAGAGCGCCCTTGAGCTTGCCCTTGGTATCGTCGCTGATAGCCTTTTCCGTGCGGATGGTGTCGAGGATCGCCTTGCCTTCCGAGCGGAGGTAGGAGAGGAAACCCTGCTCGAACTTGCCGACCTGTGCGACCGGGATCTTGTCGAGGTAGCCGTTGACACCAGCGAAGATCACCGCAACCTGCTCT
The Agrobacterium cucumeris DNA segment above includes these coding regions:
- a CDS encoding F0F1 ATP synthase subunit gamma is translated as MPSLKDLKNRIASVKATQKITKAMKMVAAAKLRRAQEAAEAARPYSQRMSAVLANIASAVEADVAPALMTGTGKDDVHLLVVCTAERGLCGGFNSQISRFARDHARKLISEGKTVKIITVGKKGYDSLRREFAANIIERVELREVKKVGFENADQIAKKVISLFNAGEFDVCTLIYSEFKSVISQIPTGLQLIPAATPVVEADETTQNAVYEYEPDAASILEDLIPRNISVQVFRALLENVAGEMGAKMSAMDNATRNAGEMINKLTLSYNRQRQAQITKELIEIISGAEAL